The Eremothecium cymbalariae DBVPG#7215 chromosome 7, complete sequence genome contains the following window.
AGCGCCATGGACGCATAGGGCCATATCCCTCGAGCCCCATATTCGCGGTGGATCTCCCAGATTCAATAAATTCTCGAGCGCTCGAACGccattgttttttttataatacGGAAATCAGATCGCTGGGGTTTCGAGGTCTAACGCAGCATATAGTATCAGAACCACAACACAAGCCAGGGAACGCACAGCAGGGCCAGCAGGACCAGCTATGTGTGTATTTTGAGTTTGGCTGTGTGTTGTGTGGTGttattactactactactactactcTTACTACCACTAGTATTCTTGTTCTTA
Protein-coding sequences here:
- a CDS encoding uncharacterized protein (no homolog in Ashbya gossypii), which produces MKQVKRPDPLQRAVSGWNMCFRMHSRQDAGILERHGRIGPYPSSPIFAVDLPDSINSRALERHCFFYNTEIRSLGFRGLTQHIVSEPQHKPGNAQQGQQDQLCVYFEFGCVLCGVITTTTTTLTTTSILVLISLQQQQQEQGKSSSSKS